From Nonlabens sp. Ci31, the proteins below share one genomic window:
- a CDS encoding type II toxin-antitoxin system RelE/ParE family toxin, protein MKCSLEIKDEANLETIEAYLYYEGKRTGLGEEFLEHLSIYFERITTNPKHFPKKRKPYREAFIKRFPFLIIYEIEKNKVIIYAVFNTWQNPEKKKK, encoded by the coding sequence ATGAAATGCAGTTTAGAAATTAAAGATGAAGCTAATTTAGAAACTATCGAAGCTTATCTTTATTATGAAGGAAAACGCACAGGATTAGGCGAAGAGTTTTTAGAACATTTAAGCATATATTTTGAGAGAATAACTACCAACCCTAAACACTTCCCGAAAAAACGCAAGCCATATAGAGAAGCATTTATAAAACGTTTTCCATTCTTAATAATCTATGAAATCGAGAAAAACAAAGTGATTATATATGCTGTGTTCAACACTTGGCAAAACCCAGAAAAGAAGAAGAAATAA
- a CDS encoding pyridoxal phosphate-dependent aminotransferase, with amino-acid sequence MNSQLSDRINNLPVSATLAMAAKARELKEQGKDIIGLSLGEPDFNTPDFVKDAAIRAINENYNSYSPVDGYNELKDAVILKFKRDNKLTYDRSQIVVSTGAKQSIANVALVLLNKGDECILPAPYWVSYAAIVELAEGTPVEVKAGVDQNFKITAEQLRAAITPKTKMMLFSSPNNPSGSLYTEEELQAFADVLVDYPNIIVVSDEIYEHINYTGTHASMAAIPSMYDRTVTINGVSKAFAMTGWRVGYIGAPTWIARACNKMQGQITSGTNCIAQRAVITALEAPVSKIQYMIDAFAERRDLILNLLSELKGFTTDVPDGAFYVFPDISAWFGKTVKGHQIENSTDFSLMLLEEANVATVSGDSFGTRECIRISYAASSEQITEAVRRIKEVLS; translated from the coding sequence ATGAACTCTCAACTATCTGATCGCATTAACAATTTACCTGTAAGTGCCACACTTGCCATGGCAGCGAAAGCTCGCGAATTAAAAGAACAAGGTAAAGACATCATAGGTTTAAGCCTTGGTGAACCTGATTTTAATACTCCAGATTTTGTCAAAGATGCGGCTATCAGAGCCATCAACGAGAATTACAACAGCTATTCTCCTGTAGATGGCTACAATGAACTCAAAGATGCAGTCATACTCAAATTTAAAAGAGATAACAAGCTTACTTACGACCGCAGTCAGATCGTAGTGTCAACAGGAGCAAAGCAATCTATTGCAAATGTTGCTTTGGTGTTGCTCAATAAAGGAGATGAATGTATTCTTCCTGCTCCTTACTGGGTAAGCTATGCAGCCATAGTGGAACTTGCTGAAGGAACACCGGTAGAAGTAAAAGCTGGTGTAGATCAAAATTTTAAAATTACCGCTGAGCAATTGAGAGCTGCCATTACTCCTAAGACTAAAATGATGTTGTTTTCTTCTCCTAACAATCCAAGTGGCAGTTTGTACACAGAAGAAGAGCTTCAAGCATTTGCAGATGTACTTGTTGATTATCCGAATATTATCGTAGTAAGTGATGAGATTTATGAACACATCAACTATACTGGAACGCATGCAAGTATGGCAGCTATTCCAAGTATGTACGATCGTACCGTCACCATTAACGGTGTAAGTAAAGCCTTTGCCATGACTGGATGGAGAGTAGGTTATATAGGCGCTCCAACATGGATTGCAAGAGCTTGTAATAAAATGCAAGGTCAAATTACCAGTGGCACCAATTGTATCGCACAACGCGCTGTAATCACTGCACTAGAAGCTCCGGTTTCTAAAATACAGTACATGATTGATGCCTTTGCAGAACGTCGTGACTTGATTTTAAACCTGCTTTCTGAACTTAAAGGCTTTACTACAGACGTTCCTGACGGTGCTTTTTATGTATTTCCAGATATTTCAGCATGGTTTGGAAAAACAGTAAAAGGACATCAAATAGAAAACTCAACAGATTTTTCATTGATGCTCCTTGAAGAGGCCAATGTAGCCACCGTTTCTGGTGATTCTTTTGGGACTCGTGAATGTATACGTATTTCTTATGCTGCTAGTTCAGAGCAAATCACAGAAGCTGTTAGAAGGATTAAAGAGGTGCTTTCTTAA
- the pruA gene encoding L-glutamate gamma-semialdehyde dehydrogenase, which yields MGKGFFNVPVAVNEPINTYAPGTVERDQVLAAYKELWNANTEVPLYINGKEIKTGDTVPIRPPHDHQHIVGNYHRAGKKEVQDAIATSLEARKKWSQMPWEQRAGIFLKAAELIAGPYRARINAATMINQSKTVFQAEIDAACELVDFLRFNVQYMTEIYAEQPESTSGAWNRLEYRPLEGFVYCISPFNFTAIAGNLPSSAALMGNVCIWKPSDHQMLSAQVIVEVFKEAGVPDGVINMVNADPVMMTNEVMTHADFAGVHFTGSTTVFKSLWTKIGENINTYKTYPRIVGETGGKDFIVAHKSAVPAQVATAIVLGAFEFQGQKCSAASRAYVPKSMWPEVEKLIRRDVDSFKIGSPEDMSNFITAVIHEGSFDKLATYIDGAKKDANAEVIIGGNYDKSKGWFVDPTVILTTDPKYVTMETELFGPVITIYVYEDDEYTEMLKLVDETSEYALTGAILGQDRYAVTQATQALENCAGNFYINDKCTGAVVGKQPFGGARSSGTNDKAGSKLNLLRWVSARMIKETFVTPTDYRYPFMGE from the coding sequence ATGGGAAAAGGATTTTTCAACGTCCCAGTTGCCGTAAACGAGCCTATTAATACATATGCTCCAGGAACTGTAGAAAGAGACCAAGTGCTAGCAGCTTACAAAGAATTGTGGAACGCAAATACAGAGGTGCCTTTATATATCAATGGAAAAGAGATAAAAACTGGAGATACTGTACCTATAAGACCGCCACATGATCACCAACATATAGTAGGGAACTACCACAGAGCTGGAAAAAAAGAAGTTCAAGATGCCATCGCTACTTCGTTAGAAGCACGTAAAAAGTGGTCGCAGATGCCATGGGAACAAAGAGCTGGTATTTTCTTAAAAGCTGCAGAGCTTATAGCTGGCCCCTACAGAGCACGTATTAATGCTGCGACCATGATCAACCAGTCTAAAACTGTTTTCCAGGCAGAAATTGATGCTGCTTGTGAGCTGGTAGATTTTTTAAGGTTCAATGTGCAATACATGACAGAGATTTATGCAGAGCAACCTGAATCCACTTCTGGCGCTTGGAATAGATTAGAATACAGACCTTTGGAAGGTTTTGTATACTGTATATCTCCATTTAACTTTACGGCTATTGCTGGTAACCTTCCTTCTAGCGCTGCCTTAATGGGTAATGTTTGTATATGGAAGCCTAGTGACCATCAAATGTTGAGCGCACAAGTAATTGTAGAAGTATTTAAAGAAGCTGGAGTACCTGATGGTGTTATCAATATGGTAAATGCAGATCCTGTGATGATGACTAACGAGGTAATGACGCATGCAGATTTTGCTGGTGTTCACTTCACTGGTTCTACAACAGTATTCAAAAGCCTGTGGACTAAAATAGGTGAAAACATAAATACCTATAAGACTTATCCTAGAATAGTAGGTGAAACAGGTGGTAAGGACTTTATCGTTGCTCATAAAAGTGCTGTTCCTGCACAAGTCGCTACAGCTATAGTACTAGGTGCTTTTGAATTCCAAGGTCAGAAATGTAGTGCCGCTTCCCGTGCCTATGTACCTAAGAGTATGTGGCCAGAGGTGGAAAAACTCATTCGCAGAGATGTAGATAGTTTTAAAATAGGATCTCCAGAAGACATGAGTAATTTTATTACTGCTGTGATTCATGAAGGTTCGTTTGATAAGCTTGCCACCTATATAGACGGAGCAAAAAAAGATGCAAATGCTGAAGTGATCATAGGAGGAAACTACGACAAGTCTAAAGGATGGTTTGTAGACCCAACGGTTATTTTAACTACCGACCCAAAATATGTAACCATGGAGACCGAATTATTCGGCCCAGTGATTACTATTTATGTGTATGAAGATGATGAATATACAGAGATGTTAAAACTGGTTGATGAAACTAGTGAATACGCTCTTACTGGCGCTATTCTAGGACAAGATCGCTATGCAGTCACACAAGCCACTCAAGCACTTGAAAACTGTGCAGGTAACTTCTATATTAATGATAAGTGTACAGGAGCAGTGGTAGGTAAGCAACCGTTTGGCGGGGCTCGTTCTTCTGGAACAAATGATAAAGCAGGTTCTAAATTGAACTTACTAAGATGGGTTTCTGCTCGTATGATTAAAGAAACATTTGTAACACCTACAGATTACAGATATCCTTTTATGGGGGAGTAA
- the rsmG gene encoding 16S rRNA (guanine(527)-N(7))-methyltransferase RsmG, which yields MHQKIKEYFPHITDHQLEQFSRLGDLYTEWNAQINVISRKDIDQLYTRHVLHSLGIVSVVRFRESLPNKPGGTRVLDVGTGGGFPGIPLAIMFPKTSFHLIDAIGKKIKVVDAIVEALGLENVTTEHGRAETVKGRFDFIVSRAVTNMPDFVSWVKNKVRKDSFHTLKNGILYLKGGDLTEELKQFPKARIYELEEVFEDPFFETKKVVHLPL from the coding sequence GTGCATCAAAAAATAAAAGAATACTTCCCACATATTACAGATCATCAGTTAGAACAATTTTCAAGACTGGGAGATTTGTATACGGAGTGGAACGCTCAGATCAATGTGATCTCTAGAAAAGACATCGATCAATTGTATACACGACATGTTTTACATTCTCTAGGGATTGTTTCTGTTGTCCGCTTTCGCGAAAGCTTACCCAATAAACCAGGTGGAACTAGAGTACTAGACGTAGGAACTGGCGGCGGATTTCCAGGGATACCACTGGCTATTATGTTTCCTAAAACAAGTTTCCACCTTATCGATGCGATAGGTAAAAAAATCAAGGTAGTAGATGCTATTGTTGAGGCTTTGGGATTAGAGAACGTAACTACAGAGCACGGAAGAGCAGAAACGGTGAAAGGTCGTTTTGACTTTATAGTTTCCAGAGCAGTTACTAACATGCCTGATTTTGTTAGTTGGGTAAAGAATAAAGTTAGAAAAGACAGTTTTCATACCTTGAAAAATGGGATTCTCTATTTAAAAGGAGGTGATCTTACCGAAGAGTTAAAACAGTTTCCTAAAGCGCGTATTTACGAATTAGAAGAAGTTTTTGAAGACCCCTTCTTTGAAACGAAGAAAGTAGTGCACTTGCCTTTATAA
- the apaG gene encoding Co2+/Mg2+ efflux protein ApaG — MIQQVTRGIKISVQTSFEGTFYKNYKMHFAFTYVITIENQSKDSVQLNSRHWRIKDSLSRTEHIDGEGVIGKKPVLKPGQLHMYQSGCLLTSPFGNMSGFYNMINFTTSNQFSVIIPAFKLSAPFALN; from the coding sequence ATGATACAACAAGTTACAAGAGGTATTAAAATCTCGGTACAAACGAGTTTTGAAGGTACATTTTATAAAAATTATAAGATGCACTTTGCCTTTACCTATGTCATAACTATAGAGAATCAGAGTAAAGATTCTGTACAACTCAACAGTCGCCACTGGCGTATTAAAGATAGCTTAAGTCGCACAGAGCACATAGATGGTGAAGGTGTGATAGGTAAAAAACCAGTTCTTAAACCCGGACAATTACACATGTATCAAAGCGGTTGCTTACTTACCTCTCCTTTTGGAAATATGAGTGGTTTTTACAATATGATTAATTTTACCACCTCTAACCAATTCAGCGTTATTATCCCTGCTTTTAAACTCAGCGCCCCTTTTGCGTTGAATTAG